The sequence AGGTGCGCATCGCGCCCCAGGTCAGGTTCGCCAGGAACGGGGCGTTCGACGCGATCTTCGGGACCTGCGACGACGAGCCGACGTGCATCGAGGCCACCATTTCCAGATCGTTGGCCGCGGCCATGACCGGGTCCCAGTAACCGGACGGGTCGTGAATGGTCGGCAGGCCCAGCGGCTCCGGGTTCTCCGAGAACGCGAACGTCGTCGCGCCCTTGGCCGCGCAGCGCTCCAGCTCGGCGACGGCGAGCTTCGGGTCCCACAGCGGGATCAGCACCAGCGGGATGTAGCGGCCGGGCGCGACCCCGCACCATTCCTCGATCATCCAGTCGTTGTAGGCCTTCAGGCAGACGAGGCCGAAGTCGCGGTCGGAGGCCTCCATGAACAGCTGCCCGCAGAACCGGGTGACGGTCGGGAAGCACAGGGACGCGAGAATCCCGGCCTGGTTCATGTCCTCCAGCCGGGCCAGCGAGTCGTAGCAGCCGGGCCGCATCTCGCTGTAGGGCAGGGGCTCCGGGGAGAACTCCTCCTTGGACTTGCCCGCGACGGCGGACAGTCCAGAGCTCGGGAACCGCTTGCCGTCATAGACCCAGTAGTCCATGCCCTTGTCGTCGAGCTCCATGTGCGGCGCCCGGTCGCGGTCCTTGGACGCGACCCGGTCGGTCCACAGGTTCGGCGGCTCCAGGACGTGGTCGTCGACCGAGATCAGCCAGTCGAGGTTCAGGTCCGCGGTCATGCTTCCTCCTTCTTCGGTGCGGGTCGGCGGGCGCGCGGGTGTCAGCGCAGCTCGCCGATGGCGAGGTGCTTGACCTCCTGGAAGGCCCGGATGCCGTCGGGCCCGCGCTCGCGCCCGAGGCCGCTCTGCTTGTAGCCGCCGCTCGGGGCGTAGGCGCTGAACAGGCCGGTGTTGACGTTGACGGCACCGGTGCGCAGCCGGCGGGCGACCGCAGTCGCCGCGGCGGTATCGGCGCCGTAGACCTGGCCGGACAGGCCGTAGGGGCTGTCGTTGGCGATCCGGACCGCGTCGTCGAGGTCGCGGTAGCCGAGCACGCTGACGACCGGGCCGAAGATCTCCTCCTGGGCCGCCGGATTGCTGTTGTCCGGCAGGTCGAGCACGGTCGGCTCGACGTAGTAGCCACGGTCCAGCCCGGCCGGGCGGCCGCCGCCGAGGGCGACCTTTCCGCCGTGCCGCTCGGCGGCGGCGACGAAGTGGGCGCAGCGCGCGCGGGCGGCGTCGTTGATGAGCGGGCCCATGGTGGCCTTCGGGTCGGTCGGCGGGCCGACCACCAGGGCCGCGTAGGCACGGGAGACCGCCTCGACCACCTCGTCCTTGCGGTCGGCGGGCACGACGATGCGGGTCGCGGCGACACAGGCCTGGCCCGACGTCATCGCCACCACCGCGGCGGCACCGGCGGCGACCCGGTCCACCGCGTCGGGCAGGTAGATCTGCGCCGACTTCCCGCCGAGCTCCAGCGCGACCCGTTTCACGGTCGGTGCGGCCTGGGCGAGGATGCGCCGGCCGACGGCGGTGGAGCCGGTGAACGACACCATGTCGACGCCGGGATGGCTGGTGAGCAGCTCCGCGCCGGCCGAGCCCTCCTCGACGACGACGCTGAGCACGCCGGGCGGCAGGTCGGCGGCCTGCGCGGCGGCGCCGAAGACCAGCGAGGAGATCGGCGTCAGCGGGCTGGGCCGCAGCACGACCGAGTTGCCGGCCAGCAGCGCCGGGATCACCTTCTGGAACGCCATGATGATCGCGCCGTTGTACGGAGTGATCGCCGAGACCACGCCGACCGGTTCGTGGCGGCGCACGCTGGCCTTGAGCCCGCCGCGGACCAGGTCGTCGAGCGGGACGGGGCTGGCCTGCTCGTGCGGCATCGACAGGTAGAGGTCGATGGTGGCCCGAGCGAGCGCGATCCCGGCCTGGTACTGGGCGAACTCGGCGAAGAAGGTCGGCTGGCCGGCCTCGGCGACCATCGTGGCGACCAGCGGCGCGTGGCGGCTCTCGATGTGGTCGATCAGCGCGTGCAGGACCCGGGCACGCTGCGCCGCCGGGGTGTCGGCCCACGTTCCGGCGTCGAAGCTGCTGCGCGCCGCGAGGATCGCCCGTTCGACGTCCGCCGGTGACGCCGCGGCGAGGCTCGCCACGGTCGTCTCGTCGGCGGGGTTCTCGACGTCGAACGTCTCGTCGGCGTCGACCCAGCCGCCCGCGACGTACGAGCGCCGCTCGGTGAGGATCTCCGTCATCGGGCCCGGCTCCTTTCCCTGGTCGGCTCGGTGGTGTAGACGACCGCGCCGCCGAAGTGGGGCGAGGACTGGCAGGCGACACCGACCGTCGCCCGCTCCCGTTGGCGCTCCCCCGCGCGGCCGGACAGCTGCAGGTAGCACTCGATCATCTGCGGGAGGCCGTGCATCCGGCCGTTCCCCAGTGCCCCGCCGCCGGAGAGCACGGGCAGGCCGCCCGGCCGGTCGCTGTCGATCCGGCCGTCCTGGACGAAGCGGTGCGCCTCGCCGACCGGGCACAGCCCCAGCGCCTCGAGCCAGAAGTAGACGAACGGCGAGAAGCCGTCGTAAAGCTGGGGCAGGTCGACCTCGTCC is a genomic window of Pseudofrankia inefficax containing:
- a CDS encoding amidohydrolase family protein produces the protein MTADLNLDWLISVDDHVLEPPNLWTDRVASKDRDRAPHMELDDKGMDYWVYDGKRFPSSGLSAVAGKSKEEFSPEPLPYSEMRPGCYDSLARLEDMNQAGILASLCFPTVTRFCGQLFMEASDRDFGLVCLKAYNDWMIEEWCGVAPGRYIPLVLIPLWDPKLAVAELERCAAKGATTFAFSENPEPLGLPTIHDPSGYWDPVMAAANDLEMVASMHVGSSSQVPKIASNAPFLANLTWGAMRTSGAMLSWLFSGMFQRYPKLKIALSEGEIGWMPYYLERAEQVLDKQRYWVQRGATFMDHGGSTGVDLDTLDVRATFREHIFGCFIEDHHGIASLAEIGEDNIMCETDYPHSDSTWPNCIQTVKSIISHLPAETQYKLLRGNAEKLYRFTPAAPPVLAGT
- a CDS encoding aldehyde dehydrogenase family protein — protein: MTEILTERRSYVAGGWVDADETFDVENPADETTVASLAAASPADVERAILAARSSFDAGTWADTPAAQRARVLHALIDHIESRHAPLVATMVAEAGQPTFFAEFAQYQAGIALARATIDLYLSMPHEQASPVPLDDLVRGGLKASVRRHEPVGVVSAITPYNGAIIMAFQKVIPALLAGNSVVLRPSPLTPISSLVFGAAAQAADLPPGVLSVVVEEGSAGAELLTSHPGVDMVSFTGSTAVGRRILAQAAPTVKRVALELGGKSAQIYLPDAVDRVAAGAAAVVAMTSGQACVAATRIVVPADRKDEVVEAVSRAYAALVVGPPTDPKATMGPLINDAARARCAHFVAAAERHGGKVALGGGRPAGLDRGYYVEPTVLDLPDNSNPAAQEEIFGPVVSVLGYRDLDDAVRIANDSPYGLSGQVYGADTAAATAVARRLRTGAVNVNTGLFSAYAPSGGYKQSGLGRERGPDGIRAFQEVKHLAIGELR